The following coding sequences lie in one Scatophagus argus isolate fScaArg1 chromosome 9, fScaArg1.pri, whole genome shotgun sequence genomic window:
- the LOC124065340 gene encoding acidic leucine-rich nuclear phosphoprotein 32 family member E-like isoform X1, whose translation MEMKMKIILELRNRNPAEVVELVVDNCCSSDGEVEGLTDEYTELEILSMVNAGLTSLSKLPSLPKLRKLEVSDNTISGGLDTLAEKCPSLTYLNLSGNKIKELSTIKALQNLKNLKSLDLYSYEVSTLEDYRESVFELLPQLTYLDGYDQEDNEVPDSEADNDDDDDDEAGPPGDDEDNDDEDDEEGSEGDGDEDEVGLSYLMKEGIQDEEDDGDYVEEEEEEEEEEEEEEDGDVDAAGVRGEKRKRDAEDEGDDDDDDE comes from the exons GTggtggagctggtggtggatAACTGTTGCTCCAGTGATGGCGAGGTTGAAGGTCTGACAGACGAGTACACGGAGCTGGAGATCCTCAGCATGGTGAACGCCGGCCTCACATCGCTCTCCAAGCTTCCTTCTCTGCCCAAACTCCGCAAG CTGGAGGTGAGTGATAACACCATCTCGGGAGGTTTGGACACATTGGCAGAGAAATGTCCCAGCCTGACGTACCTGAACCTGAGTGGGAACAAGATCAAGGAGCTGAGCACCATCAAGGCCCTG CAGAACCTGAAGAACCTGAAGAGTCTGGACCTGTACAGCTATGAAGTGTCCACACTGGAGGACTACAGAGAGAGCGTCTTCGAGCTGCTGCCTCAGCTCACGTATCTGGACGGGTACGACCAGGAGGACAACGAGGTGCCCGACTCAGAGGCAGACAATG acgacgacgatgatgatgaagcCGGCCCACCTGGTGATGATGAGGACAATgacgatgaggatgatgaggagggcTCTGAAGGGGATGGGGATGAGGATGAGGTTGGCCTGTCGTACCTGATGAAGGAAGGAATCCAG GACGAAGAAGACGATGGAGACTAtgttgaagaggaggaggaagaggaagaggaggaggaggaagaggaagatggag atgTGGACGCTGCAGGTGTTCggggggagaagaggaagagagatgcagaggatgaaggtgatgatgacgacgacgatGAATAG